In the Candidatus Glassbacteria bacterium genome, TATCCCTTGGCCTTTTACCATAAAAGTTCGCGGAGCGGGTCAGGACGGCAATGGCGCCGCAACCGGTACGAGTTCTTCTTCCAATCCGGCGATCACGCCGCGCATCACTTCACCCGCGGAGTCGTTCAGCACCAGGGTGGCATGGGCGTCGTGGGGTGTATCCTGCCGGTTGAGGATCACCAGGGGCGCACCGCCCTGGATCGCGCGCAGGGGGAACTCCGCCGCCGGGTAGACCACCAGGGAGGAACCGATCACCAGGAACAGGTCGCATTTCCCGGTCTCTTCGGCCGCCCGCTCCAGGCTTTCCGGCGTGAGCATCTGCCCGAAGGAGATGGTGGCCGGCTTCATCAATCCCCCACACTCAGGGCAGGGGGGCGCATCCCCCTCCCCGGAAACCAGGGGCTGGAAAGCCGTGCGGTCCACCCGGTGCCCACAGGACAGGCAGGAGACGAACATGGTGGTTCCGTGCAATTCGATTACCTTTTCCGGCGAGGTGCCGGCGGCCTGGTGCAATCCGTCCACATTCTGGGTGATGACCGCGCCCAGCTTGCCCATCTTTTCCAGGGTCAC is a window encoding:
- a CDS encoding NAD-dependent protein deacylase produces the protein MVRGAQRIVVFSGAGISTESGIPDFRGPGGVWEKFDPSDFHIDRFLATEESRRRYWQRSTAMYNQILMARPNEAHQAVVTLEKMGKLGAVITQNVDGLHQAAGTSPEKVIELHGTTMFVSCLSCGHRVDRTAFQPLVSGEGDAPPCPECGGLMKPATISFGQMLTPESLERAAEETGKCDLFLVIGSSLVVYPAAEFPLRAIQGGAPLVILNRQDTPHDAHATLVLNDSAGEVMRGVIAGLEEELVPVAAPLPS